The DNA window tcagaaaaccgttgaccaaaccggcggtttctgaccaaaaaccggcggttcaacgagtaaaccggcggttccgccggatttcaaaaatttgaaattttttctttttttttttctttttttaatcacatttttcccctataaataccccctcatcttcattttctacttaccccattcttgtgttgataagaatttctctctcaatctcaatttctctattctccatcctctttctctcaagttgtttacgttatttgcgctcataatttactcacgttgttcttgtttacgttaatatcacataaacactactctctattctctacttccaatttccataatatcatgtcttcatctcgtcgtggtggtgatcggggcaagggaattgcccaagatcaaagtgactctcgtcgtcgtcgtgccccttctagagcacaagttgcggaggaggtgggaaggcgagccgctcttcgattacaagtaagttctaaacttctaaattaaatgttttactatgttaatatgttataataagttttaatatgttagtagttttttaatatgttttattatgttatatgatataagttttaatatgttagtaagttttaatatgttttaatatgttatatgataagtctttaatttgagagcaccatttggtatacttgctcggaaaaagattatgtgcggactaccgccttttcttatatcattgtgcaagatggcctattgtggaatgcctcagcgtggtccttcctttgatttatatgttataagttttaatatgttttagtaagttttaatatgttaatatgttttaatatgttttaatatgttttagtaagttttatatgttttaatatgttttagtaagttttaaaaaatgcaaaaaaaaaaaaaaaaaaaatcaaaacgaaccggccgaaccggcccggaaccggccaatcaccggcggttccacggttcacttgaaccggcggttccacggttcacgaaccggaaccgccacaccttggccgggccggttcaggttcatcaatttattgaaccggaaccggcggttccgaaccgtgaaccgccggttccggaaccgtggtgacgtctagtaTCACTCACTGTGTCAGCTCAACTTAAGATAcgagtaaaataaaaaagaattcaaTTCAAAACTTAAATGACTATTTTGCACATACTCACAAGTCACAAATCGTATGCATATATTTTTTGCaaatatggagtaatttttccttttattttaattttatactcctataatttatctttttttcgttttaaattctattttcttgaaaatttaattaggtgttaaGTTATAACATGAATGAACAATTATCATATAATTGTTAGAGAAATAATTAGGTCGAGTAGATTACAGTCGTTCCGAGCAATCGTAGACGAGGCTCTGTCCACACAACATGTTTGAGAAGGTCCAACCCGCATAACACACAATCTACTTTTAAGGATTTAAAATCATCAAGCCGTGGGGATTAAGCATAATACTAAGttcatgtactccctccgtcccaaggaagatgacccattcCTTAGGCGGCACAtgaatttatgcaattttattttgtgtgtgaagtgacgagagtaaagtaagagaggggcaATAAAGTAGAGACAAAAGTGCTTCCATATATAGTAACGAGCCATCTTTGTTGGGACAaatcaaaaaaaggaaaatgaatcatctttaatgggatggagggagtataatatagtCCCTTCCACTTCATTTAGGTTAATTTATTATAGCCTGATTCTTCCTTTGTTACAAGAATGTGATAAAAATAAGATCTCTATGCATATCTAATTTGAATGCCACATAATATGAATCATCTATGTCAATAATCCGAATTCAATGCATACAACCATTAACAATACACTTCATTTAGGTTAATTTATTATAGCCTGATTCTTCCTTTGTTACAAGAATGTGATAAAAATAAGATCTCTATGCATATCTAATTTGAATGCCACATAGTATGAATCATCTATGTCAATAATCCGAATTCAATGCATACAACCATTAACAATAAAGTTTGTCCCATTCTACATGAAATAAGTAATCTATGGTGAAGGGTGGCTACCAAAAAAACCATCACACTTATGCCAATTAAATTTGCACCAAACACAATACTGTGATTCGTCCACATTAATGTCTCTATTCAACTAATACTACTTAACTAGTAAGTAGAAAAGTGAATTCAAAATTGGTCCATGAAAATTAGTGTTCGCACCTTTCTAGTCCATGAAGTAGGAAAAATATGTTTCAGGACATggacataaaataaaaatcatgttTATAGTCTCATTATTACTccgtataattttttttacacaacTTATGGATTTAATaaatgtcatttttttttatattacacTTGTGTGCTAGGAAAATATGAAGTATATACATGCACTTATTGGTCACATAttgtaattattaaataaatgtatTGCGGGTGAGGAATACATTGTAAGCAAGTTGATATATGTAGTAAATGCGAATTACCTATTTTATGTGGACAAatataaatgataaaagagACTATTTTTCTAGAGAgtttatttttctattatttgtcaaatttactaaattctcaaaaacaataaattagtaaataaataaataaacttttatcaaatgtGGAAGAGATCTTTAGCCTAAGTTCTGTCAACTTTAACTGATTTCCATATATTCAATGGAAATAAAACATGTATTACGAGATATATCATTGAATATAAGTACGAATTTTAACACGAGCATAATTATGTTACACAAGGGACTATATGTGAATTTCTAATATTTGTTTCTTCATggcttaatttttaatttgggtTTAactaaaaagaaacaaaaaaaaatgaagaataaagttgTAAATGTGATATCataactaaaaaaacaaaagattgTGACAAATTTTGTTACTAAAAAAAGGCAAatgtcattttttaattttttccatgAAAAACTAAGTTACTAAATTCATTAAATTCTCTCCATTGATATTATTGATTAAagtatatttctttatttaCAACCTTACTTAACATAAGTATATCGtacaattatattaattaatgttgTAATTAAGGAAACACATAATTATTGGAATCTATAGAGTTTTTAGTCCTTTGATCATTCCTCTATTTTCCTACTTTAAATCTCTGTTCCTTCATTTTCCTACTTTAAATCTCTGTTGTAAGGAAAATTCTTGACCTCTTTGACTCCAACACAAAAACATACGTACTgaaaaaatttacaaaattatacATACacctactctatatatatacagtAAACTACTATCAAACTCGTGTGATTTGatcaaaaattaaaagaataaaaaatcacGTTTTTGGCGACGATGGCTCGCCACTGGCTCGGCCTCATCGCCGCCGTGTGGCTCCAATCAATCAACGGCACGAATTCGAATTTTCCGGCGTACTCGTCGGAGCTGAAGCGGATCCTCTCCATCTCGCAGCTCCAGCTCAACAACCTCGCCTTCGCTTCCGATGCCGGCAAGCTCCTCGGCTGGATATCCGGCGTCGCCGCAGCGCGCCTCCCACTCTGGCTCGTCCTCCTCATCGGCTCGGCTCTCGGCGCCGCCGGCTACGGCGTGCAGTTCCTCTTCGTCGCCGGCAAAATCCACTCCCTCTCCTACTGGCACGTCTTCCTCCTCACCGTCGTCGCCGGCAACAGCATCTGCTGGATCAACACCGTCTCCTACATCCTCGCCATCCGCAATTTCCCGCTCGATCGCCAGATCGCGATCGGAATCTCCACCAGTTACGTCGGATTGAGCGCGAAGATCTACACCGCCGCtgtcgccgtcgccgccgccgccgatccGGCCAATCGAGCGAAGGATTTCCTCCTCCTGAACTCAGTTTTTCCGCTGATCGCGTGCCTTGCGGCGGCGCCGCTCACGAGAGTGTCCGACGCCGGAAAATCGAGGAGGCTGGTGGCCGGATTCGTGACGCTGTTCGTGATTACGGTGGTTACAGGAGGATTCGCGGTGGCTACGAGCTTGATTCCTAGGGCGATTCCGCCTGCGGTGGTCCTCGGCGGGATATCGGCGTTGCTGGTGCTGCCGCTGGTGACGCCGGCGGCGGAGGAGATGGCGGAGGCGGTGCAGGATGAGGAGAGCCTGAGGCGCGGAGGATTGGTTGATTGGGGAATTGAGGaggagattgagattgagattgagattcgGCCATTGATGATGGTGAGAAGAGGGGAATTCTGGGTGTATTATTTGGTGTATTTGTTCGGGGCGACGCTGGGGTTGGTGTACTTGAACAATCTAGGGCAGATTGCGGAGTCCAGGGGCAGTTTGGGGATTTCGTCTCTGGTTTCGTTATCTTCTGCGTTTAGCTTCTTCGGCCGCTTGTTCCCTTCTCTCCTCGACTACTTCTTCTCCAAGtaactctctctctatatatatatatctcatGATTTCACTTCCATGCATAGGTTGCTgtgattttaaaattgaaaaatgaaaataaattactccTATTAAATAATGAATGTGTTTGAATGCAATCATGCAACGTATAGTATAGTATTATCATCTAAATTTGTTTTTTGTGTATGTTACCAGATCGAggcagaaaatatcaacagcgGGCGCGATGGGGGCGATGACAGCCCCGATGTGCGGAGCCTTTTTTCTTCTAGTGATATGCAAACAAGAGTTTGCATTATACACGAGCACGGCGGTTGTAGGAATGTGCAGTGGTGCAATAACCTCAATATCCATATCAGCAACTAGGGAGCTGTTTGGGACAGTCAATTTTGGAGTTAATCACAATATTTTGGTGTCGAATATACCAATTGGTTCATTTTTGTTTGGGGATTTTGCAGCATTGGTCTACAAGAAAGGGAGAATTAATGGACAAGAGAATTGTGTAGGAGGGAAATGCTACCAAACAACCTTTTTTATTTGGGgttgtttgtgtgttttgggGACTTTGCTAGCTTTGCTG is part of the Salvia splendens isolate huo1 chromosome 22, SspV2, whole genome shotgun sequence genome and encodes:
- the LOC121786423 gene encoding protein NUCLEAR FUSION DEFECTIVE 4-like, which translates into the protein MARHWLGLIAAVWLQSINGTNSNFPAYSSELKRILSISQLQLNNLAFASDAGKLLGWISGVAAARLPLWLVLLIGSALGAAGYGVQFLFVAGKIHSLSYWHVFLLTVVAGNSICWINTVSYILAIRNFPLDRQIAIGISTSYVGLSAKIYTAAVAVAAAADPANRAKDFLLLNSVFPLIACLAAAPLTRVSDAGKSRRLVAGFVTLFVITVVTGGFAVATSLIPRAIPPAVVLGGISALLVLPLVTPAAEEMAEAVQDEESLRRGGLVDWGIEEEIEIEIEIRPLMMVRRGEFWVYYLVYLFGATLGLVYLNNLGQIAESRGSLGISSLVSLSSAFSFFGRLFPSLLDYFFSKSRQKISTAGAMGAMTAPMCGAFFLLVICKQEFALYTSTAVVGMCSGAITSISISATRELFGTVNFGVNHNILVSNIPIGSFLFGDFAALVYKKGRINGQENCVGGKCYQTTFFIWGCLCVLGTLLALLLHLKTNKLRTRR